A portion of the Dehalococcoidia bacterium genome contains these proteins:
- the prfB gene encoding peptide chain release factor 2 (programmed frameshift): MLDLRGQVTDLLSRISELMVRLDLDSKRREIEELEKQASDPSFWEDNQQAQTAMRRLSGFKNEVESWTGLKARAQDLDELIDLALLEDEDSLTATMNQELVDLLTELDDLEFLLMLSGEYDDHNAILALHAGAGGVDSQDWAQMLMRMYLRWAERSGFKTEVLDVSTGDEAGIKSAVVQVNGLNAYGFLKAEKGVHRLVRISPYDGNHARHTSFALAEVMPDVEDDSDVTINPDDLRIDTFRAGGHGGQSVQKNSTAVRITHIPTGIRVNCQNERSQHQNREIAMRILMARLVELEMKKRAEQLARIKGEHISPEWGNQIRSYVLHPYQMVKDHRTDHSVSDAAAVLDGDLDDFITSYLKTTVGKEAAPITR, translated from the exons ATGTTAGACCTTAGAGGTCAAGTGACCGACTTACTTTCCCGCATTTCCGAACTAATGGTGCGTCTT GACCTCGACAGCAAACGAAGAGAGATAGAAGAGCTCGAAAAGCAGGCGTCAGACCCCTCATTTTGGGAGGATAATCAGCAGGCACAGACCGCCATGCGCCGACTGTCCGGCTTTAAGAACGAGGTCGAGTCCTGGACCGGCCTGAAGGCTAGAGCGCAGGATCTCGATGAGTTGATTGACCTTGCGCTCCTCGAAGACGAGGACTCTCTGACCGCCACAATGAACCAGGAACTCGTCGATCTGTTGACTGAATTGGACGACCTTGAGTTCCTGCTTATGCTCTCTGGGGAGTACGACGACCACAATGCGATCCTGGCGCTGCACGCGGGTGCGGGAGGAGTCGACTCACAGGACTGGGCGCAGATGCTCATGAGGATGTACCTCAGGTGGGCTGAGCGCAGTGGATTCAAGACTGAAGTGCTGGACGTATCGACGGGGGACGAGGCGGGCATAAAGAGTGCCGTGGTGCAGGTGAATGGCCTTAACGCGTACGGTTTCCTCAAGGCCGAGAAGGGTGTTCACAGGCTGGTTCGAATCTCCCCGTACGATGGCAACCATGCAAGACACACTTCGTTCGCGCTCGCTGAGGTGATGCCTGATGTCGAAGACGACTCAGACGTTACAATTAACCCCGATGATCTCAGGATAGACACTTTCAGGGCCGGCGGTCACGGGGGGCAGAGCGTCCAGAAGAACTCGACTGCCGTAAGGATCACGCACATCCCAACTGGAATCAGGGTCAACTGTCAGAACGAACGCTCCCAGCACCAGAACAGGGAGATTGCCATGCGGATCCTGATGGCCCGGCTCGTTGAACTCGAAATGAAGAAGCGTGCCGAGCAACTGGCGCGTATCAAGGGCGAGCATATTTCCCCGGAGTGGGGCAATCAGATCAGGAGCTACGTCCTCCATCCATACCAGATGGTCAAAGACCACAGGACCGATCACTCGGTCTCAGACGCCGCCGCTGTGCTCGACGGTGATCTGGATGACTTCATCACATCGTATCTAAAGACAACAGTAGGAAAAGAAGCCGCACCAATAACCAGGTAG
- a CDS encoding D-aminoacylase yields MLDILIRDGLIIDGTGNPGYYGSVGVEGDTIKVFRGSVQDVDAARTIDATGLTVCPGFIDMHAHSGLVLLSEPEHEPKVKQGITTELIGVDGNSYAPFKSQDDFRRFVEINSGLDGNPPLPGSWSTVEQYLNMFDRKSAVNIAYILGNSPVRIDAIGWESTPATEGDIANMKAMIRESMEEGAIGMSTGLDYPPGGYASTDELVELSKQVAELGGIYHTHVRYKSGDMFMDPFKEAIEIGERSGVPVHITHFYQKAPSPGGAPQLLGLVEDASASGQDVTFDSYPYSLGSTRILIVFPDWVHEGGPERLKQALADEDARERLRGEVVPRAPTWHDMWLTYFKRPENHQYDGRSIAEIAEMRKQDPVDALCDLLIEEDLQTCYVAEGLNQKTLPAFVTHPLSMVGSDAVLLGDFPSPRTYGCFPVILAEYVREERQMSLPNAIRKMTSFPAQRLGLQDRGVIRDGMNADITVFDAGSVRAPATRTDPKQFPIGIEYVIVNGTVVVDRGTHTGALPGRAVR; encoded by the coding sequence ATGTTAGACATCCTGATTCGCGACGGACTGATAATCGACGGCACCGGCAATCCTGGCTACTACGGCTCAGTTGGAGTCGAAGGCGACACCATCAAGGTGTTTCGAGGGTCCGTCCAGGATGTGGATGCGGCCCGCACCATCGACGCAACGGGGCTGACTGTTTGCCCCGGGTTTATAGACATGCACGCACACTCCGGTCTGGTTCTGCTATCGGAGCCCGAGCATGAGCCGAAGGTCAAACAGGGAATCACGACCGAGCTGATCGGCGTCGATGGCAACTCGTACGCGCCATTTAAGTCGCAGGATGACTTCAGACGTTTCGTAGAGATCAACTCGGGTTTGGACGGCAACCCTCCCCTGCCCGGTTCGTGGTCGACAGTCGAGCAGTACCTCAACATGTTCGACAGGAAGTCGGCAGTGAACATTGCGTACATACTGGGCAACTCGCCGGTGCGTATCGACGCCATTGGATGGGAGTCGACTCCGGCCACAGAGGGCGACATCGCGAACATGAAGGCGATGATCCGGGAGTCGATGGAGGAAGGCGCAATCGGCATGTCGACCGGTCTGGACTACCCACCGGGCGGGTATGCGTCCACTGACGAGCTTGTAGAGCTATCCAAGCAGGTCGCAGAGCTCGGAGGCATTTACCATACGCATGTCAGGTATAAGTCCGGAGACATGTTCATGGACCCGTTCAAGGAGGCTATCGAGATCGGCGAGCGTAGTGGCGTACCGGTGCACATCACCCACTTCTACCAGAAGGCGCCTTCTCCGGGCGGAGCGCCGCAGCTCCTGGGACTGGTTGAAGATGCGTCTGCTTCGGGTCAGGATGTGACGTTCGACAGCTATCCGTACAGCCTTGGCAGCACGCGCATCCTGATCGTCTTCCCGGACTGGGTACACGAGGGAGGGCCTGAACGACTCAAGCAGGCGCTCGCCGACGAGGACGCTCGTGAGAGGCTGCGAGGTGAGGTCGTGCCGCGCGCGCCCACATGGCATGACATGTGGCTGACGTACTTCAAGCGTCCGGAGAATCACCAGTACGATGGCAGGTCGATTGCAGAGATCGCGGAGATGCGGAAACAGGACCCCGTGGACGCGCTGTGCGACCTTCTCATCGAGGAGGACCTGCAGACCTGCTACGTGGCTGAAGGACTGAACCAGAAGACATTGCCAGCCTTCGTCACTCATCCGCTATCGATGGTGGGCAGCGACGCGGTGCTGCTTGGCGACTTCCCAAGTCCTCGCACGTACGGCTGCTTCCCAGTGATTCTTGCCGAGTACGTCCGTGAGGAGCGGCAGATGTCTCTGCCGAACGCCATCAGAAAGATGACGTCGTTCCCCGCGCAGCGGTTGGGACTTCAGGACAGGGGAGTTATCCGGGACGGCATGAACGCGGACATTACGGTGTTCGATGCAGGGTCAGTAAGGGCACCTGCCACTCGAACTGACCCCAAGCAGTTCCCTATCGGCATCGAGTACGTCATCGTCAACGGGACCGTGGTTGTCGATCGTGGCACTCACACGGGAGCGCTTCCCGGTAGGGCTGTTCGATAG
- a CDS encoding CocE/NonD family hydrolase has translation MTQISAHQSASFSSAIPDTTSDVTVSGLGGEVTITRDSFGIPHVRAESEHDAFFGQGFATAQDRLWHVDYDRARAYGRWAEFIGSDGVEHDLMMRRFQIRASVERDWEALSEEARAMFEAYSAGVNAFMESSNALPVEYALIGAEPELWTPLDCLAVFKVRHIMMGVFEGKTWRARLVNEFGPERAKSLLKGYGNEWRDRVKSIWGDERAASFSSQLVIVPPGEEAESDIIEGIDQLEEGLSAIEWLKDDDSGSNSWAVHGSRTASGKPLVAGDPHRGLDTPNVYYQNHIACPEFDVIGMSFPGCPGFPHFGHNEQVAWCVTHAGADYQDLYVENIRGSESGPEYEFQGNWHPADVSEESIAVRGDDDVGISVLSTAHGPVIAESGDGSKGLAFKYTATSGPNLGFECLRRMLYAQDIDEIDESMRDWVDPCNNFVFADVHGDIGYLNRGQVPIRSMANAWLPVPGWTGEHEWEGPIPFEDLARIRNPKDGLIVTANNRIVGDDYPHYIALSFAPDHRARRILDRLGNLYNATVDDMAAIHSEVVSIPAQVYSKFLSNLSVEGMSQIEEECIRHLKAWDGSMNRDLVAPTIYSAIRSEIHERYFTRLFGDLAGVALGAQGRGAPGHLRQLASLLVADLQSGVEVVRPPDPDWEWDFDSELYQGFNEAVHRLSRTGIGLGRDVDAWKWGDVHRTRPRHPLSAAFPDAADLLDPPGFGMSGDGDTPQAGSYGLVAPGSSSTLWDSFTITGTSVARYVWDTADWDDSRWIVPLGASGHAGSPHYADQGPIWADVELIPATYTWDRLAEDAESVQTIIPAEQPSTPEVVAPSDNGATQPLGDGLYQGSVASYGVVIQRDVMVEMRDGARLATDLYLPAVNDVPATGPFPVILERTPYDKLAARQTSRGKFFARRGYVVAIQDVRGRFKSEGDWLPFFDEAEDGYDTVEWLGTQRWSDGKVGTMGDSYAGSDQAALATLDPPHLSTMIVAVGASDYFSSSMRHNGTLEQRFLIYAYRMATTSPEAKADPALAAAILNIFENGMPEIVENFPILKNTSILRRVPTVEQWVIDLQTVGERTDYWKQRGYAPVEYYDEHADVPTLYLGGWYDSYARNSTECYMKLSRLKESPQKLLMGPWTHGQYEITHSGDIDFGLTAHIDYNDLKLAWFDHYLKGMHTEAADWSPVRYFTMGGGDGRINDEHRLNHGGFWTGADDWPVPGTRFVPFYIHGDGTLARRQPGSEEQPSTSYIFDPTDPVPTIGGGISAANPIMEPGAYDQRGDPTRFYGTQDHQPLNARADVLTFQTPPLEADVEVTGPITVRLWAESSAVDTDFTAKLIDVYPPTAEYPEGLAINITDSIIRARYRNGYDEPEFMEPGEVYEFEFELYPTSNTFVAGHNIRLDISSSNWPRFDVNHNTGGPLGVDRTYEAAHQTIHHSPGRASHIELPVAR, from the coding sequence ATGACCCAGATATCGGCACATCAGTCCGCATCATTCAGTTCCGCCATTCCCGACACGACGTCGGACGTGACGGTCTCCGGCCTGGGAGGAGAAGTCACCATCACGCGTGACAGCTTCGGCATTCCCCACGTCAGGGCCGAATCTGAGCATGACGCCTTCTTCGGCCAGGGTTTTGCCACCGCCCAGGACCGTCTCTGGCACGTGGACTACGATCGTGCCCGTGCCTACGGCCGGTGGGCAGAGTTCATCGGCTCCGATGGTGTGGAACACGATCTCATGATGCGCAGGTTCCAGATCCGTGCCTCTGTCGAAAGGGACTGGGAAGCCCTGTCAGAGGAAGCTCGCGCGATGTTCGAGGCGTACTCCGCTGGCGTCAACGCATTCATGGAATCATCGAACGCCCTGCCTGTGGAATACGCACTCATCGGTGCCGAACCTGAACTGTGGACTCCCCTGGACTGCCTGGCCGTATTCAAGGTCAGGCACATCATGATGGGCGTGTTCGAGGGCAAGACGTGGCGTGCGAGACTGGTTAACGAATTCGGCCCGGAGCGCGCGAAGAGCCTCCTCAAGGGGTACGGAAACGAGTGGCGTGATCGAGTTAAGAGCATCTGGGGAGACGAGAGAGCAGCGAGCTTCTCCAGCCAGCTGGTGATCGTACCCCCGGGTGAGGAGGCCGAGTCCGACATAATCGAGGGAATCGACCAGTTAGAAGAAGGCCTCTCAGCCATAGAATGGCTTAAGGACGACGACAGCGGCTCCAATAGCTGGGCGGTTCACGGCTCCCGAACCGCGTCGGGCAAGCCCCTCGTCGCTGGCGACCCCCACCGCGGCCTCGACACGCCAAACGTCTACTATCAGAACCACATAGCCTGCCCTGAGTTCGATGTGATCGGCATGTCGTTCCCAGGCTGTCCCGGATTCCCTCACTTCGGACACAACGAGCAGGTCGCATGGTGTGTCACACACGCTGGGGCTGACTACCAGGACCTCTACGTCGAAAACATCCGTGGGAGCGAAAGTGGCCCTGAGTACGAGTTTCAGGGAAACTGGCACCCCGCCGACGTGAGTGAGGAGTCCATCGCGGTCAGAGGTGACGACGATGTAGGCATCTCGGTCCTCTCGACTGCCCATGGCCCGGTAATCGCCGAGAGCGGCGACGGCTCAAAGGGGCTCGCATTCAAATACACAGCAACCTCGGGCCCGAACCTCGGGTTCGAGTGCTTACGGCGAATGCTGTACGCACAGGACATTGATGAGATTGACGAGTCGATGCGCGACTGGGTCGATCCGTGTAACAACTTCGTCTTCGCCGACGTCCACGGCGACATCGGCTACCTGAACAGAGGTCAGGTCCCCATCCGGTCGATGGCCAACGCCTGGCTCCCCGTTCCGGGCTGGACCGGCGAGCACGAATGGGAGGGCCCGATACCCTTCGAGGACCTTGCCAGGATCAGGAATCCCAAGGACGGTCTCATTGTCACGGCCAACAACCGCATAGTTGGCGACGACTATCCACACTACATTGCTCTCAGTTTTGCCCCAGACCACCGCGCAAGGCGAATCCTCGACAGGCTTGGCAACCTCTATAACGCTACAGTTGATGATATGGCTGCCATACATTCGGAAGTGGTCTCCATCCCGGCGCAGGTCTACTCCAAGTTCCTCTCCAATCTATCGGTTGAGGGAATGTCCCAGATCGAGGAGGAGTGCATCCGACACCTCAAAGCTTGGGACGGCAGCATGAATAGGGACCTGGTTGCCCCGACCATCTACAGCGCGATCAGGTCGGAAATACACGAACGCTACTTCACAAGGCTTTTCGGCGACCTGGCTGGCGTTGCACTTGGTGCGCAGGGTAGGGGAGCTCCAGGCCACCTCAGACAGCTTGCGTCTCTGTTGGTGGCCGACCTGCAGAGCGGAGTCGAGGTCGTCAGACCTCCCGATCCCGACTGGGAATGGGATTTCGACAGCGAGCTGTACCAGGGATTCAACGAGGCCGTACACAGGCTTTCCAGGACTGGCATTGGTCTCGGCAGGGACGTCGACGCGTGGAAGTGGGGCGACGTACACCGCACCAGGCCAAGGCATCCACTATCGGCAGCCTTCCCTGACGCCGCGGACCTTCTCGATCCACCTGGATTCGGCATGAGCGGAGACGGAGACACACCCCAGGCTGGAAGTTACGGCCTCGTTGCCCCTGGCTCTTCGTCCACTCTCTGGGACTCATTCACCATCACGGGCACATCCGTTGCCCGTTACGTTTGGGACACCGCAGACTGGGACGACTCCCGTTGGATCGTGCCCCTCGGAGCATCCGGTCACGCAGGTAGCCCGCACTATGCTGACCAGGGGCCGATATGGGCCGATGTCGAGCTGATCCCAGCTACCTACACGTGGGACCGCCTCGCTGAAGATGCTGAGTCCGTACAGACCATCATCCCGGCGGAACAACCCTCAACCCCCGAGGTTGTGGCGCCATCTGATAATGGTGCTACTCAGCCCCTGGGCGACGGCCTCTACCAGGGCTCAGTTGCCTCATATGGGGTGGTGATTCAGCGCGATGTCATGGTCGAAATGCGGGACGGCGCGAGGCTGGCGACAGACCTCTATCTTCCCGCCGTCAACGACGTTCCGGCTACTGGCCCGTTCCCTGTGATACTGGAGCGCACTCCCTACGACAAGCTGGCTGCCCGACAGACTTCCAGGGGTAAATTCTTCGCCAGACGGGGCTACGTCGTCGCCATACAGGATGTACGTGGCCGGTTCAAGTCTGAGGGAGACTGGCTGCCCTTCTTCGATGAGGCTGAGGACGGCTACGATACCGTGGAATGGCTCGGAACCCAGCGTTGGAGCGACGGCAAGGTCGGTACCATGGGAGACTCGTACGCAGGCTCCGATCAGGCTGCGCTGGCGACTTTGGACCCGCCCCATCTTTCGACGATGATCGTCGCTGTTGGAGCGTCCGACTACTTCTCGAGTTCCATGCGCCACAACGGCACCCTCGAACAGCGCTTCCTCATCTACGCCTACAGGATGGCCACCACCAGCCCGGAGGCTAAGGCAGATCCCGCCCTCGCCGCCGCAATACTCAACATCTTCGAAAACGGTATGCCTGAGATCGTCGAGAACTTCCCGATACTCAAGAACACGTCGATTCTCCGAAGAGTGCCAACTGTCGAGCAGTGGGTAATCGATCTCCAGACAGTCGGCGAGCGCACGGACTACTGGAAGCAGCGTGGCTACGCTCCGGTCGAGTACTACGATGAACACGCCGATGTCCCGACCCTCTACCTCGGTGGCTGGTACGACTCATACGCCCGCAACTCGACCGAGTGCTACATGAAGCTGAGCAGGCTCAAGGAATCGCCGCAGAAACTCCTGATGGGTCCCTGGACACATGGTCAGTACGAGATTACCCACTCAGGTGACATAGACTTCGGCCTGACGGCCCACATCGACTACAACGACCTGAAGCTGGCCTGGTTCGATCACTACCTCAAGGGGATGCACACAGAGGCCGCAGACTGGAGCCCTGTCCGTTATTTCACTATGGGTGGAGGCGATGGACGCATCAACGACGAGCACCGATTGAACCACGGAGGCTTCTGGACTGGCGCAGACGACTGGCCCGTTCCCGGCACGCGGTTCGTGCCTTTCTACATTCACGGAGATGGTACGCTCGCCCGCAGACAGCCCGGTAGTGAAGAGCAACCCAGCACTTCCTACATCTTCGACCCGACCGACCCTGTCCCGACAATCGGGGGAGGCATATCTGCAGCCAATCCAATAATGGAACCCGGCGCATACGACCAGAGGGGCGATCCCACACGGTTCTACGGCACGCAGGATCACCAGCCGCTCAATGCTCGCGCGGATGTGCTGACCTTCCAGACGCCTCCTCTGGAGGCCGACGTCGAGGTTACGGGTCCGATTACCGTCAGGCTCTGGGCGGAGTCGTCAGCGGTCGACACTGACTTTACTGCCAAGCTAATCGACGTCTATCCGCCTACCGCCGAGTATCCGGAGGGACTGGCAATCAACATCACCGACTCTATCATCCGTGCGCGCTACCGGAACGGCTACGATGAGCCTGAATTCATGGAACCGGGCGAAGTCTACGAGTTCGAGTTCGAGCTCTACCCGACGTCAAACACGTTCGTTGCTGGGCATAATATCCGCCTGGACATAAGCTCGAGCAACTGGCCGAGGTTCGACGTGAACCACAACACCGGGGGCCCTCTGGGCGTAGATAGGACTTACGAGGCTGCACACCAGACCATACATCACAGCCCGGGCCGGGCCTCGCACATAGAACTTCCCGTGGCCAGGTAG